In one window of Maribacter sp. BPC-D8 DNA:
- a CDS encoding sugar phosphate isomerase/epimerase family protein, protein MELAIHNWMRAESLEHTLNRINKLDYTHIEIQGAPESYDIKKTQLLLDLYGIKCWGSVTLMLEQRNLLAKDPAQRKMSVQYVKDVAKMVYQLGGNVISLVPATVGKIVPDAKQDEEWEWAVEGIQEIYKYTEDHGLQIGIEPINRFETYFINRGEQALALAEAVGPNCGVCLDTFHMNLEEVNMYDTIKKVGKRLVNFHVADNNRMAPGMGHLNWSKIIDTLKEIEYNKVLSVEFCAPLDRTPANPFQNSVEANPEGLTAEQKKFLEDHGSSATTDEFYTMLTKKSIDTLKTLI, encoded by the coding sequence ATGGAATTAGCCATACATAATTGGATGCGTGCCGAATCTCTTGAGCACACACTCAATAGAATCAACAAATTAGATTACACGCACATAGAAATACAAGGTGCACCTGAGAGTTACGACATTAAAAAAACGCAACTGCTTTTAGATTTGTACGGTATAAAATGTTGGGGTTCCGTCACCTTAATGTTAGAGCAACGAAATTTACTTGCGAAGGATCCAGCACAACGAAAAATGTCGGTTCAGTATGTAAAAGACGTTGCAAAAATGGTCTATCAATTAGGTGGCAATGTTATTTCATTAGTGCCAGCTACCGTTGGTAAAATTGTACCCGATGCCAAACAAGACGAGGAATGGGAATGGGCAGTTGAGGGAATACAAGAAATCTATAAATACACCGAAGATCACGGTCTACAAATTGGTATAGAACCTATAAACCGTTTTGAAACTTATTTCATTAACCGTGGTGAACAGGCATTGGCGTTAGCTGAAGCTGTGGGTCCTAATTGCGGAGTCTGCTTAGATACCTTTCATATGAATTTAGAAGAGGTGAATATGTACGACACCATAAAAAAAGTTGGTAAGAGACTAGTGAATTTTCATGTTGCAGACAATAACAGAATGGCTCCGGGTATGGGTCATTTAAATTGGTCTAAAATAATTGACACGCTTAAAGAAATCGAATACAACAAAGTACTATCCGTAGAATTTTGTGCTCCTTTAGATAGAACTCCCGCTAATCCGTTTCAGAATTCGGTTGAAGCAAATCCCGAAGGGTTAACTGCCGAACAGAAGAAATTCTTGGAAGACCATGGTAGTTCAGCCACTACCGATGAGTTTTATACGATGCTTACCAAAAAATCTATTGATACCCTAAAAACACTTATCTAA
- a CDS encoding 2-hydroxyacid dehydrogenase: MSKNILLLETVADDAMRMLEEALDMNILTGYDEESLKSQIQNNKVDAIITRGKGQVRDSLMEQLSDLKVISRCGVGLDNIDVSEATKRGIKVVNAPNSNADTIAEHTIALLLMLQRNLYTAVTMVKENRWTDRGTYVGDETHGKTLGIIGMGNIGKKVAKIATALGLNIVYWSSKKEDVPYSFVEFDQLLKISDSISLHLPLSPKTENLINVLAFAKMKPSALLINTARGGIIDQKELLNALQNNKIGGFAADVLAQEPPAQNEPLLQLNNVLVTAHLGSLTKTTYTKMCTMTIANTLAILRDEVPMANCIFNRNELGIS, translated from the coding sequence ATGAGTAAGAATATCCTTTTGCTGGAAACGGTTGCCGATGATGCAATGCGCATGTTGGAAGAAGCATTAGACATGAATATTTTAACTGGATATGATGAAGAATCACTAAAAAGTCAAATTCAGAACAACAAGGTTGATGCTATCATTACACGCGGTAAAGGTCAGGTACGAGATTCATTAATGGAACAATTATCTGACTTAAAAGTAATATCACGTTGCGGTGTTGGCTTAGATAATATTGATGTTTCTGAAGCTACCAAAAGAGGTATTAAAGTAGTAAATGCACCCAATTCTAATGCGGACACAATAGCTGAACATACCATTGCGCTGTTACTAATGCTTCAGCGCAATTTATATACTGCCGTAACCATGGTCAAAGAAAACAGATGGACAGATCGAGGCACATATGTTGGTGATGAAACCCACGGAAAAACCTTGGGTATAATCGGTATGGGGAATATTGGTAAAAAAGTAGCCAAAATCGCTACAGCCTTGGGTTTGAATATAGTATATTGGAGTTCTAAAAAAGAAGATGTTCCTTACTCGTTTGTTGAATTCGACCAACTTTTAAAAATATCAGACAGTATTAGTTTACACCTTCCCTTAAGTCCCAAAACAGAAAATCTTATTAATGTATTGGCATTTGCAAAAATGAAACCTTCAGCTTTATTAATCAATACAGCTAGAGGTGGAATCATTGACCAGAAAGAATTACTCAACGCGTTACAGAATAACAAAATAGGGGGCTTTGCAGCCGATGTTTTGGCTCAAGAACCACCTGCTCAGAACGAGCCCTTATTACAATTAAACAATGTTCTTGTTACTGCCCATTTAGGTAGTTTAACAAAAACTACGTACACCAAAATGTGTACAATGACAATTGCGAACACATTGGCAATTTTAAGAGATGAAGTCCCAATGGCGAATTGTATTTTTAATAGAAATGAACTAGGAATAAGCTAA
- a CDS encoding VOC family protein, with protein sequence MAKAVHINHVALVVSNLEEACKFYEEELGLEAIPAFLFDYPTAFFKFNEEQQLHLTEWEDEFSFRGHICVQVDDINSMFFRMKELGAIDIKPWGNVRQLPDGAIQMFVRDPSGNLVELSSVPGDYIDPKIFEDELFKEGIYVSGRNDFRGYKSKDATLYHKSNE encoded by the coding sequence ATGGCAAAGGCGGTACATATTAATCACGTTGCTTTGGTAGTAAGCAATTTAGAAGAGGCATGTAAATTTTATGAAGAAGAATTGGGCTTAGAAGCTATTCCTGCATTTTTATTTGATTACCCAACAGCCTTTTTTAAGTTTAACGAAGAGCAACAATTACATTTAACCGAGTGGGAAGATGAATTTTCATTCAGAGGTCATATTTGTGTCCAAGTGGATGATATTAATTCGATGTTCTTTCGGATGAAGGAGCTTGGTGCTATCGATATTAAACCCTGGGGCAATGTGCGTCAATTACCAGATGGCGCCATTCAAATGTTTGTTCGTGACCCATCGGGAAACTTAGTAGAGCTTTCTTCTGTACCTGGTGACTATATAGACCCGAAGATTTTTGAAGACGAATTGTTTAAAGAAGGTATTTATGTGTCGGGAAGAAATGATTTCCGCGGATACAAATCTAAAGACGCTACCCTTTACCATAAATCAAATGAGTAA
- a CDS encoding M20/M25/M40 family metallo-hydrolase — protein MKKGLLFGAYLLCATFGFSQSTEDIVNAIEKEGVENSQLEQLAYELMDLNGPRLVGTPEMKTAHDWAINTYKKWGISAENQQWGTWKGWQRGITHVDMVSPRVASLHATQLAWNPGTSAKGVTASLITLPSFKDSLSFVKWLPNVKGKIVMISMLQPTGRPDENWEEYATKASFEKMKTERDSIEKIWRQNINNTGYTSRNINSAFERAGAVGIAQSRWSEGFGANKIFSAGTDKIPAVDISLEDYGMLYRMVEHGADTKIKIVAESKDLGVVPAFNTIATIPGTEFPDEYVILSAHFDSWDGGTGATDNGTGTITMLEAARILKKVYPNPKRTILIGHWGSEEQGLNGSSSFVADHPEIVAGVQAVFNQDNGTGRVVRLSGQGFLHAYDYLGRWLEAVPEAYKNEIETTFPGSPSRGGSDYASFVAAGAPAFSLSSLSWDYWNYTWHTNLDTYDKIVFDDVRNNAILTAILTYMACEDPEKTSREKAVLGINPRSGKKGEWPTPRTPQRKGGQDE, from the coding sequence ATGAAAAAAGGACTACTCTTTGGTGCATACTTATTATGCGCCACTTTCGGATTTTCTCAATCCACAGAAGACATCGTTAATGCCATTGAAAAAGAAGGCGTTGAAAATTCTCAATTAGAGCAATTGGCTTACGAATTAATGGACCTCAACGGACCACGCTTAGTAGGTACTCCAGAAATGAAAACAGCACATGACTGGGCAATAAACACCTATAAAAAATGGGGGATTTCTGCCGAAAACCAACAATGGGGAACTTGGAAGGGTTGGCAAAGAGGTATTACTCATGTAGACATGGTATCGCCACGAGTAGCATCACTTCACGCTACTCAATTAGCATGGAATCCTGGTACGAGCGCTAAAGGTGTTACTGCATCATTAATTACATTACCAAGCTTTAAAGACTCATTATCATTTGTAAAATGGCTTCCTAATGTGAAAGGAAAAATAGTAATGATTAGTATGTTGCAACCTACAGGTAGACCAGATGAAAACTGGGAAGAATATGCGACAAAAGCATCCTTCGAGAAAATGAAAACGGAGCGCGATTCTATCGAAAAAATATGGAGACAGAATATTAACAATACAGGCTACACGAGTAGAAATATCAATTCTGCATTTGAAAGAGCAGGTGCCGTAGGTATTGCACAATCTAGATGGTCTGAAGGTTTTGGGGCTAATAAAATTTTCAGTGCAGGTACGGATAAAATTCCCGCAGTAGATATTTCTTTAGAAGACTACGGAATGTTATACAGAATGGTAGAACATGGCGCCGATACCAAAATTAAAATAGTGGCGGAATCTAAAGATTTAGGTGTAGTACCAGCATTCAATACCATAGCAACTATACCAGGTACCGAATTCCCAGATGAGTATGTAATTCTTTCTGCTCATTTCGATTCTTGGGATGGTGGAACAGGCGCAACAGATAATGGCACAGGAACAATTACCATGTTAGAAGCTGCACGTATTCTTAAAAAGGTGTATCCGAATCCGAAACGAACTATTTTAATTGGACATTGGGGAAGCGAAGAGCAAGGCTTAAATGGTTCTAGCTCATTTGTAGCAGATCACCCAGAAATTGTAGCAGGTGTACAAGCTGTTTTTAATCAAGATAATGGTACAGGTCGTGTTGTTCGTTTATCGGGACAAGGTTTTCTACATGCCTATGATTATTTAGGGCGTTGGTTAGAAGCCGTACCAGAAGCGTATAAAAATGAAATAGAAACTACCTTTCCAGGTTCTCCTAGTCGTGGTGGATCAGACTATGCATCTTTTGTAGCTGCTGGTGCACCTGCGTTTTCATTAAGCTCTCTTAGTTGGGATTATTGGAATTACACCTGGCACACCAATTTAGATACCTATGACAAAATAGTATTCGATGATGTACGTAACAATGCTATTCTAACTGCCATATTAACTTACATGGCTTGTGAAGACCCTGAGAAAACATCGCGTGAAAAAGCTGTGTTAGGTATTAACCCAAGATCTGGTAAAAAAGGAGAATGGCCAACACCAAGAACACCACAACGCAAAGGTGGTCAAGACGAATAA
- a CDS encoding mandelate racemase/muconate lactonizing enzyme family protein yields MKITNIEAFWLRCPIPKEKQHFSDYGLLTNFDMTLVVVTTDTGIQGFGEAKAAVGSSGSCASIVSCIENELKPQLIGKDARNISRIWEHVYNGTRDHYSLSRGRKFPILGRRGLTISAMSGIDTALWDIKGKSLQTPVVNLLGGSCRDKMPAYASGGWAKADAIGDQLLGYTSKGFSGVKMRVGIMDQTVAESIKRVKAAREALPDHIKLMTDAHGTFSVPEAKQFTKGVEDCNLYWFEEPISPDNKIGTAEVRANTFIPIAAGESEYTAFDVRDLIAERALDVLQPDCAIIGGITEAMRVSQLAHTYQLELAPHCWGSAFSFMAGLSVAFASPSANVIEFSLGGNPMMYDLVQEDITVDKEGMLIAPDRPGLGLTPNWDFVKDFKQ; encoded by the coding sequence ATGAAAATCACCAATATAGAAGCATTTTGGTTACGCTGCCCTATACCTAAAGAAAAACAACACTTTTCTGACTATGGCTTATTGACAAATTTCGATATGACTTTGGTCGTTGTAACTACAGATACCGGCATACAAGGTTTTGGCGAAGCAAAAGCAGCAGTGGGTTCATCGGGTTCATGCGCATCTATCGTTAGTTGTATTGAGAATGAATTAAAACCTCAACTTATTGGTAAAGACGCCCGCAATATTTCTCGTATTTGGGAACATGTCTATAATGGCACCAGAGACCACTATTCACTTTCTAGAGGTAGAAAATTTCCGATTTTAGGAAGAAGGGGATTGACCATTTCTGCCATGAGCGGAATTGACACTGCTCTTTGGGATATTAAAGGAAAATCGTTACAAACTCCCGTTGTTAACTTGTTAGGTGGAAGCTGTCGCGATAAAATGCCAGCATATGCAAGTGGCGGATGGGCAAAAGCAGACGCCATTGGTGACCAATTATTAGGCTACACCTCTAAAGGATTCAGCGGAGTAAAAATGCGTGTTGGCATTATGGACCAAACCGTTGCTGAAAGTATAAAACGGGTAAAAGCAGCTCGTGAGGCTTTACCTGACCATATAAAATTAATGACTGATGCTCATGGTACTTTTAGTGTGCCCGAAGCAAAACAATTTACCAAAGGCGTAGAAGATTGCAATCTTTATTGGTTCGAAGAACCTATTAGTCCCGATAACAAAATAGGCACTGCCGAGGTTCGTGCAAATACTTTTATACCCATTGCGGCAGGTGAAAGTGAGTACACCGCTTTTGATGTTCGCGATTTAATAGCCGAACGTGCTTTAGATGTATTGCAACCCGATTGTGCTATTATTGGCGGAATCACTGAAGCCATGCGCGTATCGCAATTGGCACATACCTATCAGTTAGAATTGGCACCACACTGTTGGGGGTCTGCATTTTCTTTTATGGCAGGTCTTTCAGTTGCCTTCGCTTCACCGTCTGCAAATGTTATTGAGTTCTCTTTAGGAGGAAACCCAATGATGTATGATTTGGTTCAAGAAGACATTACGGTCGACAAAGAAGGAATGCTTATAGCACCCGATAGACCAGGATTAGGATTGACTCCGAATTGGGATTTTGTAAAAGACTTTAAACAATAA
- a CDS encoding cyclic nucleotide-binding domain-containing protein — protein sequence MIHQTRDLKQEITTEKLKEYFPNGELKTYQKGYAISYIHKKVRTFRWLIEGSVNYYISLDNPESDILVCQNSEPFSTIGLNGFNTPKRFTYKATVASPKASFFEIPFHELDAYLKKGHQNILLKNIGAKLYRVLHTALTKQTELLSPVRFQPFVEDRQFFISPVAEQEEIVSLMRRSPFLDYFEEKNLMALAALAERREYEPDEVLYVQDGSSNGLFILIHGEVTVKRIENTIEIKQRSIKNSGFIFGWSCLLKEKDICSAITNTKTSAYFIPDGELMKLFQIDDAFEGQFYQRLLWLMGNQLNAAFVRYVGLLGKHNLQAVYQLIKNNKSRLLLSSPLHQVPHLLKSNTTKQFAYDALTSLVKKGTALERHIASLSLELLGEDQKEHEFISGLQQIYENVAEKNSKDAKQNRKVCAELTMKVFKNVPYIVEGWENLPDDTGNIFIYNHLINDPHYTLNNNFQITLDSHFLSAMVLHKKYEEPGIRTVRIGQGQEYGHQNYYDNLGYINVYTKESDETSNNRKEEARSIFYNEASKHLQQGYNLIISPEGTSYRTDESPGPFKMGAFKLALHTDPEPYIIPVVMVNFDQRIGKSLYYCAIKEPFLLSEKVPSKSNEDLYAFMEQYQAEYQGYVKKAIERAEQLNVSSSGADNLEEPPAIWCNEIKRLKRRIDKLPTQENLIAFYGSSSVRLWVNMKRDLSPFNVVNLGFGGSTFAWCIHYFDEIFTEANPSKIVLYAGENDLNSGKTPQEVLSGCMELVGLITNKYPDAELALISLKPSVEREALIPLIMETNLMLSKYFITELNAQYINVFAQMITTDNRPIPELYLSDGLHLNKQGYALWSTAIKKALQAADSLELENQL from the coding sequence ATGATACACCAAACTAGAGATTTAAAGCAAGAAATAACTACTGAAAAATTAAAAGAATACTTTCCGAACGGAGAATTGAAAACATACCAAAAAGGGTATGCTATCAGTTATATTCATAAAAAAGTTAGAACCTTTAGATGGCTGATAGAAGGTAGTGTCAATTACTATATTTCACTTGACAACCCAGAGAGCGATATTCTCGTTTGCCAAAACTCAGAACCTTTTTCTACTATTGGATTAAACGGATTCAATACACCCAAACGGTTTACTTATAAAGCAACCGTAGCCTCACCAAAAGCATCTTTTTTTGAAATACCATTTCATGAGCTAGATGCCTATTTGAAAAAAGGGCATCAGAATATCTTACTTAAAAACATTGGAGCAAAATTGTATCGTGTTTTGCATACGGCTTTAACTAAACAAACGGAATTGTTGAGTCCTGTACGGTTTCAGCCCTTTGTAGAAGATCGACAGTTTTTTATATCTCCCGTTGCCGAACAAGAAGAGATTGTTTCATTAATGCGACGTTCTCCTTTTCTTGATTATTTTGAAGAAAAAAACTTAATGGCGTTAGCTGCGTTGGCAGAACGTAGAGAATATGAGCCAGATGAAGTTTTGTATGTACAAGATGGTTCAAGTAACGGATTGTTTATTCTTATTCATGGAGAAGTAACGGTTAAGCGAATAGAGAATACGATTGAGATCAAACAACGTTCTATTAAGAATTCCGGATTTATATTTGGATGGTCTTGCCTTTTAAAGGAAAAAGATATTTGTTCAGCTATAACGAATACAAAGACTTCGGCTTACTTTATCCCTGATGGCGAGTTAATGAAACTATTTCAGATAGATGATGCTTTTGAAGGTCAGTTTTATCAGCGATTATTGTGGCTAATGGGGAACCAGTTAAATGCTGCTTTTGTAAGGTATGTTGGCTTGTTGGGTAAACATAATCTACAAGCGGTCTATCAATTGATCAAAAATAATAAATCGCGGTTATTGTTATCCTCACCTTTACATCAAGTGCCGCATCTTTTAAAAAGTAATACGACTAAGCAATTCGCCTATGATGCGTTGACTAGTTTGGTAAAAAAAGGGACTGCTTTAGAACGCCATATTGCATCGTTGAGTTTAGAGTTATTGGGTGAGGATCAAAAGGAGCATGAGTTTATAAGCGGTTTACAGCAGATTTATGAGAATGTGGCTGAAAAGAACAGTAAAGATGCCAAGCAAAATAGAAAGGTCTGTGCAGAGCTAACGATGAAAGTGTTTAAAAACGTGCCTTATATTGTTGAAGGTTGGGAAAACTTACCTGACGATACTGGTAATATTTTTATCTATAACCACTTAATCAATGACCCGCATTATACCTTAAATAATAATTTTCAGATTACCCTAGATTCACATTTTCTAAGTGCCATGGTTTTGCATAAAAAGTATGAAGAGCCAGGTATTCGTACGGTTAGAATAGGGCAAGGGCAAGAATACGGTCATCAGAATTACTACGATAACCTTGGCTATATAAATGTGTATACTAAAGAATCTGATGAAACTTCTAACAATAGAAAAGAAGAGGCAAGAAGCATCTTCTATAATGAAGCCTCAAAACATTTGCAGCAAGGTTATAATTTAATAATTAGTCCCGAAGGCACTTCTTATAGAACAGACGAATCTCCGGGTCCTTTTAAAATGGGCGCTTTCAAATTGGCATTACATACCGATCCAGAACCTTATATAATACCTGTGGTTATGGTGAATTTTGATCAGAGAATAGGGAAGTCTTTATACTACTGTGCTATAAAAGAACCTTTTTTACTGAGTGAAAAAGTACCTTCTAAAAGTAACGAAGATCTATATGCTTTTATGGAGCAGTATCAGGCGGAATATCAAGGGTATGTGAAAAAGGCTATCGAAAGAGCGGAGCAGTTAAATGTATCTAGCTCGGGTGCCGACAATTTAGAGGAGCCACCTGCTATTTGGTGTAATGAGATCAAAAGATTGAAAAGACGTATTGATAAGTTGCCGACTCAAGAAAACTTAATTGCTTTTTACGGCAGTTCTTCGGTGCGTTTGTGGGTAAATATGAAACGTGATTTGAGTCCGTTCAATGTGGTGAACCTTGGTTTTGGCGGATCAACATTCGCTTGGTGTATTCATTATTTTGATGAGATTTTTACCGAAGCTAATCCGTCTAAAATTGTGTTGTACGCAGGAGAGAATGATTTGAATAGTGGTAAAACTCCCCAAGAGGTACTTTCTGGTTGTATGGAATTGGTGGGCTTAATAACTAATAAGTATCCTGATGCAGAATTGGCATTGATCAGCTTAAAACCGAGTGTAGAGCGAGAAGCTTTGATTCCGCTTATAATGGAAACTAATTTAATGCTGTCTAAGTATTTTATTACCGAACTGAATGCACAATACATTAACGTATTTGCACAGATGATTACGACGGATAATAGACCGATACCAGAATTATACCTTTCTGACGGATTGCATTTAAACAAACAAGGCTATGCACTGTGGAGTACTGCCATAAAGAAAGCACTACAAGCAGCGGATAGCCTTGAGCTTGAAAATCAATTATAA
- a CDS encoding CatA-like O-acetyltransferase, with protein MKKELNIEEWNRVGHFKFFSQFSEPFHGVTVKVNCSIAYDYAKQSGNSFFLVYLHRTLKAANAVTPFKYRIEDGKVFEYDHVHASPTIGRDNGTFGFSYIEYKESFTEFRDAANKVIEVVKKSTGLELPECGINVLHCSSMPWLDFTSVSHARHFEFADSCPKISFGKMTGEGEHRSMPVSIHVHHALMDGYEVGLFVAEFQRLMSLDGEV; from the coding sequence ATGAAGAAGGAATTAAATATTGAGGAATGGAATAGGGTAGGTCATTTTAAGTTTTTTTCGCAATTCAGCGAACCTTTTCATGGGGTAACCGTAAAAGTGAACTGTTCTATAGCCTATGATTATGCAAAACAGTCTGGCAACTCTTTCTTTCTAGTTTATTTACATAGAACTTTAAAGGCTGCTAATGCCGTAACTCCATTCAAATATCGAATTGAAGATGGTAAGGTGTTCGAGTATGATCATGTGCATGCATCGCCAACCATTGGTAGGGATAATGGCACATTTGGTTTTTCTTATATAGAATATAAAGAGTCTTTTACTGAGTTTAGAGACGCAGCTAATAAAGTGATTGAAGTGGTTAAAAAGTCAACGGGACTAGAATTACCCGAATGCGGTATCAACGTATTACATTGTTCTAGTATGCCGTGGCTCGATTTTACATCGGTTTCTCATGCACGACATTTTGAATTTGCAGATAGCTGCCCAAAAATTTCATTTGGTAAAATGACTGGTGAAGGTGAGCATAGATCTATGCCTGTTTCAATACATGTACATCATGCTTTAATGGATGGGTATGAAGTAGGTTTATTTGTAG
- a CDS encoding Zn-dependent hydrolase, protein MRTFKIIITLILIICPLLSINAQISVNQDRLEKRIMNLAQFGIQENGETERVAFSDADVAAQQWVIEQLKAMDIETHIDFAGNVIGIRKGTKPNMKPISFGSHIDRVPHGGNYDGCVGSMASLEILKALDENNVKTKHPLEIIIFSNEEGGVVGSRAIAGHLKESAFTVKNSTGYTIGEGMMRLGGDTTRLAEVARKKGDVAAFIELHIEQGGTLEKENLEIGIVKGIVGLKWWDVEFNGFANHAGTTPMNARKDALLAASKFIIAVNEVATSFDGAQVATVGRIKSEPGAPNVIPGHVVTSLEIRDLSSEVIEKVYTAIEKRAEEISIESGVEISFKKLDTTADPAIMDSTIQSEIEKSVQLLKLSYKSMPSGAGHDAQDMALIAPTGMIFVPSKNGISHSPKEFTSAIDMANGANVLLQTILALDKKLK, encoded by the coding sequence ATGAGAACTTTTAAAATCATAATTACCCTAATTTTAATTATTTGTCCATTATTGAGTATAAATGCTCAAATCTCGGTGAATCAAGACCGATTGGAAAAACGCATTATGAATCTTGCTCAGTTTGGGATTCAAGAAAATGGCGAAACAGAACGTGTTGCTTTTAGTGATGCCGATGTTGCTGCCCAGCAATGGGTTATTGAACAATTAAAAGCCATGGATATTGAAACCCATATCGATTTTGCTGGCAATGTTATTGGAATACGAAAAGGGACAAAACCAAATATGAAACCTATTTCATTTGGCTCACATATAGACCGCGTTCCACATGGTGGTAATTATGATGGTTGTGTTGGCAGTATGGCTTCATTAGAGATTCTTAAGGCCCTAGATGAAAACAACGTTAAAACGAAACATCCATTAGAAATTATAATCTTCTCTAATGAAGAAGGTGGTGTTGTAGGTAGTAGGGCAATCGCCGGACATTTGAAAGAAAGTGCTTTTACTGTTAAAAATTCAACAGGATATACCATTGGCGAAGGTATGATGAGATTAGGCGGAGATACCACCAGACTAGCAGAAGTGGCTCGTAAAAAAGGAGACGTTGCTGCCTTTATAGAACTACACATTGAACAAGGAGGCACTCTTGAAAAAGAAAATTTAGAAATTGGTATTGTAAAAGGGATTGTAGGACTAAAATGGTGGGATGTTGAATTCAACGGTTTTGCCAACCATGCCGGCACTACACCAATGAATGCTAGAAAAGATGCGCTCTTAGCAGCCTCAAAATTCATCATTGCCGTTAATGAAGTTGCCACTAGTTTTGATGGTGCACAAGTTGCTACGGTAGGCAGAATAAAGTCAGAACCAGGTGCACCGAATGTAATTCCTGGTCATGTGGTTACGAGTCTTGAAATTAGAGATTTGTCTTCTGAAGTTATTGAAAAGGTATATACTGCTATCGAAAAAAGAGCAGAAGAAATTAGTATAGAATCGGGAGTTGAAATTTCCTTTAAAAAACTGGATACTACAGCAGACCCAGCTATTATGGATTCAACCATACAATCTGAAATCGAAAAAAGTGTTCAGTTACTTAAATTGAGTTACAAATCAATGCCAAGTGGCGCTGGTCATGATGCGCAAGACATGGCACTTATAGCACCAACGGGAATGATATTCGTTCCGAGTAAAAATGGAATTAGTCATTCTCCGAAAGAGTTTACCTCAGCAATTGATATGGCAAATGGTGCCAATGTACTATTGCAGACTATTTTAGCACTAGATAAGAAGCTCAAATAA